The Papilio machaon chromosome 24, ilPapMach1.1, whole genome shotgun sequence genome contains the following window.
TTTACTATTTTAGGTTATGAACCTGTCTACTCTGTTTCAAAATCGAGGAAAAAAACTCAttcttaaacaaatattgaacAATGATCAACTAGAAAGTAATTATGGATTTAATTGATTCTTAAAAACTGCCCGTCAAAAACCATTGTCGTATTTAACGTGACAAAATGACGTCACAGCAAGTCTCGGCGGCCATTAGCTATGGTAATTGTCAACTCAAGTCTCAACTCAGTCTTCGTGCTAATTTATTTGATCAGGCGCTCGGCAACGTTAATTGTCACCTACAAACTTTCTTCGCACAATTACTTGcaattgtaataaatcaaCTGCAATGCGGAATCTTCTAGAAGACAACGATTATTTTAAAGAGATAATGTCTCAGTGTTTTATAATCTAAAAGTGGAAATTACGTCATTATCTATCTTTCATCTTTGTCACCGTATGGATAATCTAAtcggaaaaaaaattgaaacaactTTCATGTTTATGTTTTAGTGTACTGATAGAATCTAACTGTGATGCGAAAAggtcattatttaaattaaaaaaaatatacctatattttttgtcataaaagGTTCGATTTGTACGAATATTAACTTACCATTCCTAATAGTCCTATAAACGCATTGACGtgtcttattatttaattacaaattaccaGGATTgagttgttatttaaaaacaaagtttacaatacatttttgcAGTTTCTCCGTTGCAGAGACTCACGTTTAGTAGCATAGTTTGTAGTTTTCCAACAAATCTATTGTAAAAAAGTTTGCATTACCGTTGCAATGTCATTAGATAGTATTAAAATTGTCCACCCTGTCGCGGTGCATCTCCCCCATTATCAGAGAGACGCTCCGTCtcacaagtttaaattaaaatcgaacTCGGAGATAGTTTCCTCGGATAGAATTTACTTTACTACCAAACTATATACAGACCTTtgctttattgtaaattttacattttattaacttttgttaaagtatgttatttttttataaagtttaggTTTTGATTAGAAACTAGAGTAAAGAgaactaattatttaaatagcaacacttttttttttattttagttatgttGTGGAGTTTTCCATAAATCGCTACACAggtatagattaaaaatcttattttgttgTACTCTTGAGATTCTGTTGTCTGATTTTGAAatgtctgttttatttttctatttcgaGAGAAATTCATTAGGTTATTCATAAATAACCTACAAAATAgagaacagaaaaaaaatcattcttAACAATACACTtgtagaaacttttttaaaagcCACACGAAGGCTGTAGACGTGCCAACCGGAACTCGTGTGAACGGAAGCTAGTGCAACTTCCGgctgaactttttttttctgtttgctcATCCGTTAGCGAGGTGTGGTAGCAAACTTAAGATATCTAACTTGGAACTAAGTTCGTTTGAAGTTACACTATGTGGTTCTCTTAATGCAcactacatacatatttttacaaagtattttgctgatgaatttttttttcggattaacaattgtatttaaatcgtgaaaaaatctattataagtaaatctaaaaatatttattctcaaaaaaaaaataatatcatttgtTGGGGGTGCAATGTGGTTCTTgaactttttgaataaaaatgcttCTACAATGTGTAAgatgtataattttcaatcacGTTTTTACAATGGTTGCAATAAGAAGGGAAAAAAAGGTTGCGATTGCGTCACTTCAAAAATGTGCTAATGTCATCTGTCAGTTGTCTTCTAATGTCATCTGTCAGTCACAAGTTTCGTTCAAcatcattctttttttttttttaaataagaggTACGACGTAAGTTTTTATATGTCTTTCAGTTATGAAAACTCACAACTAGACTATACTGAGAAGGGAATAGTGTAATCGAATGCAATTAATTTAGATCGGATCATGTCGCTTTCAATCAAACTGTAATAATTGATATGATGTAGTTGATAATTGCATGCTGCGTTGATAAAGCACACACTACATACATATCTGTCTAGTTGCAGTACCAGGCATGCTATATGTAAACCATACATAGGTACTATCAGGGAATCTAGCGGTGTTCCACTTTAAAACACTTTTGACAATAGTAGTTCCCGAACGGTATGCTCTCATGTCCGCAATGTGCGAGGATTttcgcaaacaaaattggctacataagccacatgcgagcacaccaacgtcaaaaccggagctgaagacagtcgccgtggccgatatcggccagGATTACATCATTACATCATCCCGAaactacaatatttgttggaagCACGAATgtgccgggtcgaccggtgaaataccacgaccacacaaaagaGAGGCGTCAAGTAGAAGCAATTacacgtttcgtctgataagtgtgcgtgctggaggactaattttaatcctctttaagtttataaaagctctgtaacaaagataaagttttttttatattatagattCTAGGGTAAAATTTCCAACAAATTCAATTTCCATGATTACGATAAACTTCCCATAAATTATAcaggaaagttttttttttcatttaaattcttttgacaaaacatattaaaaaatcaacattaaagTACAATCAAAAGATTTCAAGTATTTGTCATCACAACCtacgtaaaatttaattataaaaataaaagtttcaaCGATCTTTAGAATTAATGTAACTTTGCAAAATAACGTAAAcaacttttatattactttagaGGTAGAATACAAATACGCTTTTAAAGATTTACTAATTTTGTGACAAAAATTGTGGTACATCGATGGGtactatgtataagggccaaagtaacaaattgatgatttatacttttttatgttaaaatctacgtcttagtttagttaacaacatgcactaaacacaaatacacatttacaagtgtaaatgttattttttgcgGATGTAAAAGGCCCTATGCggcctattttcctatatggttgaaactttgagagcctctcctgtaaagttgtcaatttgcacattggcccttattcgtaggagccatcgataaACAAGAACTAAGTAATAGTTGTGCAAGTTTTATTGGCCAGTAGTGCAAAGGTGCGATGCGATGTGCACACGGCAAACAGCAGCAGCAGTCGGCGACTGCATGTGCCGCAATAGAATACAGCACTACTCTGTAGTATTCCTTTGTATACCTAAAATTGCTTTATATATAATAGTGTAATTATCGTCTGCCGCACCTCGTGAAATCGCACCTTAAAGTTCAGTAGACGTGTACGAAGACTTGactgattttgacgagtgaCGTGTCAATCAATTGGTATTCTTTTCCGGAggctttaaattaattattacttgtgtttcttactagtattatattataaatgcgaatgtttggatgtgtggatgtttgtttgaaagtatctctggtacggctcaacggatcttgatgaaatttagcacatgTGTAGAAcatggaagaaaacataggctacttatttttttttaattctgcgcggatagagtcacgggcaacagctaatcttatatatataaaagaaagtcgtgttagttacactatttataactcaagatcggttgaatcgatttgactgaaaattgatggggaggtagcttagaaccaggaaacggacataggataatttttaccccgttttctatttttttttattccgcgcggacggagtcgcgggtaaaattattagctagtatttaataaaatgtcaacTTTGGGAATATCGTCGTAGAACTAATATTGCGGTCAATAATAATGTTCGTCATTGATAGCACAATAGCTTATAATTGTCAATAATTGAATCTGAAAGCTCGTGCAATTCCAATTAGATTAGATCAATTAAATTGCTAATGTCGCATGTCAACGGTGCTTTGTACACTGACATAATCTTCTTGATACTTGCGAtactatttattgtttaaatagtagtttaaatttataaataaaaaacaaaaacaggataatttataatatacggTAGGAGATGAGCAAGTAACAACTGAAATTCAAAGAACTGAAAACATATGTATTGAGTCCAAAGTCGTATACGCGTAGCATAACTTTATTGACTTATCAAGGACAAATTCACTTcttcttcccatcctttcttggttttttatttgttttataagataattataaaagatgTAGTCGGTggcataattttagtccacattccattcccacccttttccGATTgcgccgttccagagataccttcaaaaatatccatctatccatccatactaaacattcgcatttataatattagtaagactagtaagaaataagatcaTCCGCTATCTTGAAGCCGTAATAAACAGACAAACaatattaagaatttattgtaatgtacAGTGATGCGTCTCGTGTATACACGAGACCTGTCCTACGCTGACATTACtactgaaattattttaaaattgttgcacACAGAATGCTAAACTTCATATATCATATAGCAAATGGTACGAACTTGAGAACCGCAGTAAAAGATAGtgtcttacaaatatttttgcacttCACATTGCTGCAAAAAAGCTATCGAATTACAATTAGCtttgattatatatttacaaatatattgttaaaaagaattagttactcttcattatcaaagttaaaaaaatattttgtgtctCTTAGCATTTATGTATTACCACAGTTACTTtttcaattgaattaaatatgagataacaattaaataaaaataatagaagtaTCGCCATGTGTTTATCATCTGTGTAGTAATGTCTTTACACTTACCTTCAAGTTATGCCGACATCTTGAATCTTGTTTCTTGAACTATGCAAATGTTCCTGAATACATCTTTATTAAACCTGACATGTCGTTTAGAAGcagtcttattattttaatgcattttaacCGGAACTATTTGAATGATAAATGTGGAAATACTAAATATTGTGTAGCCTTAGGTTTCCATTGTTGTAACAtctgtagaaaaatattattgctatATGTGATTTATCAAAGGAAATGAGCGAGATGTCATGATGTGTTTGTACATATAGTATATGTAGGTGTTGCTTCAAATTCGTACAGTATGTATTTGTGgtcattcaaatttataacgCTTGATCGTTCAGCGCAGTGTTTCTTGTAgccctttttaaaaataatataggttTCTGTGATCTTCATGTTGCTAAATTTCTACAATTTGTAAACTGTCAACTTTATTTCCCGTCTTCAATAATACTGTGCTTACCGTGGATCATTTTAGAAATcactgttatattttaataattttatcttataaatttcGATACTCTGTGCATCTGTATTCTGTACATGATCGTATTAAGATGCTCTGtgaaacataaacaatattattgataaAGTTCAACGTAAATGtgttcaaatataaatgtgacGTAAGTCTATTGAATGATATTTGACGCGTGTTTACTTCGATTGAATGATCTTGATACTATGCAGGTGTAAAAGTGTTACTCAAATAAGATTTGTTATTGCGATTGGTTGGCAATAGTCAGTTGTTTTATATACACaccattttgtattaaaatgtttcaaggaataaaaaagaaaattattaaaaaaataattacccaACAAGAAACTCACTAATAGCTAATATTAATGGGGTCGCAGAATTACAGAAAATGTATTCTCAGTGAAGttgatatcaaataaaatactgaggtatataataataatacatcgaagacaactttaattaaattgtggaGTTAGGTCGATCCACCTCCGCGAACCTTTACACTGCGATCTAGAAATTAATGCACGCCATCTATCGATCAATTacctaacattaaattatagcAATGGACACCCATGGGTGCTACGGCACCGAAATTTATTAGTCGAAATGCAGTATACTACTCAAGTTTTCTATGTAGCCCTGGTACTTTCATTATGCCTTCGGTAATCATTgttgtgggcctagcacgaatatttgcggcAATCGACATCGTATTATGAATGTATCATAATTGACATGTCAAAGCGAATTGATGGTGTACGATTAATGTGGTTTTTGATTAGTGATGGCCTGATAGGTTGTTGTTTTATGTTCGGGTGAATGAACTTTCATGCAAAACAACTTGAAATTGACTGCATTGTTGCTACGTAGAAGTGtttgtgaaaaatttaaaaattctgccAAAATAGAAAAGACACTTTTGATGTAGATAGTTAAAATTCCTAGTAAATACTCTTTTCAAATAACATGAAGGAtgataaatcttactaatattataaatgcgaatgtttagatggatggacggatgtttctTGAAAGGTATCTCCTgtacggctcaacgaatcttggtgaaatttggcacagatgtagaacatagtctggaagaagaaaaatgctattaattaggtatttttttaatgccgcgcggacagagtcgtcGACAGCTATACTTCCTATTTCTAGGCTGTGTACTGATggcatattaaaattgaaacattttaattaaagaataacaGCACAGATCTTAGAGTAGTAGAATAAACTCTAAGTTTATAActataaagttcaattttgcATATATCTTCGAGCTAGTATAACACGACTGCGTGGCACTTTGCACTCCGTCAATGGATGTATACGGTCACTCCTAACGAAAGCAGGATCAGAAGACAATTCTGTTATTGCTGATAACACTTCGTCTTCTTCTAATGGTGCCTCAAGCTCTTCTGGTACTCGTGACATCCATCTCGCTTCCACGCacctgaataaaaaaaaattaaaaatcggTTTCTAAGACCTCTGGATAGTGAAAACAATGAGATTATTACCATCATGCATAATACTATCCATCATACTACACCTATGATGGTTGGTGTTATGCTTAAGCTATCAAGTACTTATATTTGATGATTAGTAATTTCTGAGTTTGCGTGCTTGTTTCCTAACTATAAATTTCTACTTCCGACAATTAATGTAAACCATATTTTGATCTATTCTCTTCCTATCCATGTAAAGGTATTGACAGGGTAGTGGATCCCAACTCACGTGGATCTATGTCTGTTGTGATGTTTTTTATCTACCATTGAACTTACGAAGGGCAAGGATCAGCGGGGACCATGTAGTTGATTGGCACCGCTGACCAGAACTTTGGCAGCTCTGAATGTACTGTATACGTCCTTAGACGTGATGTACCGTGGTGCTTTTGGACGTGGCGTTCCTGTTaacatgaattaaaatataaaactttctcTTCCCATTAATTTCTTATATGGAAAAGATGGTAACTGGACTCGAGAGGTGAGGACTAATAAGAAGATTGTACCTTCCGTCTTCTGCAGAAGGTAGAGAGGCTTTTCATTTATgcttttacaattattaaatttgaggATGATTGATCAATGAAAGGTAtagaattttaagaaacaattGATATCTCAGGTACTTATTGGTTTAATGCAAAGAGAAGTCAATGtatgaatacaaaaatatttacctcaCTGATATGTCGCTAAAAAGACgtagttaaatttaatctcTGATTCTAATCATAGTGCTAAAAATAGTTGATAtactaacataataaaatgcaGTATGAATCAGTTCCTTGATTCTGTCCGTGATAAGGCAGAAAGTTAAATTGAGACAGTGGAACGAAGGATGCTTATCTCCTAACAGATTATGGAATGGTTCCAACGAACAATCCAGCATTCTGAAAGTGGAAATGGTCTAATTTTCACTCAGCTCAGATAATGTTAGCTTagtgtaattattttcagCAACTATAGCTCTTAatcttacattaatttaatgtttaacttttagtttattttttaccagACTGACTCAAACGGAAAGGCAATGTAGCATAAAGGACCGAACTAATTTTGACTAGTGGGATGTcagttaagatttttttctttttaattctcaaatatatttattacttgaatatttcataaacTTTCTCCATCGAGTCGTTCAACTGTTGCGTTTGTATTTCTAAATTCTCTCTAAGCCTTTGCGTTATCTTTGATTTCTGTTCTAATTCTTCTCGTAGGACCTTCAGTTTTTTGTTTTGCCTTTCTTCCATCATTGCAATCCAATCTTTACGATCCTCTGAAAGTAAGAcccaaagagtatgtaatgtACTATCGTAGTTTCTCTGGTTCTAAATCTGGAGTCAAAATATCTTTAAGTTTATCTTCCTGTCTTGGCGCGCTAGGTTTATAAACCTTATTATTTTGgttgaatttaatatgtttaagaatgttaaaaaataaaaagatgtgtaaagtttaaattagaaGTTACCTAAATTTTGTCGTATCCGTTGCAGATCACGTCCCAGCACTTCGTTCTCGGCGCAATACTCTGTCAGCATTTTGTAAACTGAGAAGTTCTTTTGCTCAGTATGCTGGAAACcctctataattttatttatgtccaACTCTTGAGTGTATGCCTGAAGAAAAATACCTAATTAATAATGTGACAATTATTATATGAAGATAGTGACGTACGTAGTGATAATATAAATGGAAAAATTTGGATACATGCATGAATGCAAGTTTGATTCCATGTAATTATAGAATGACTGAATACACTGGATGAAATATGGAACAGGAATACAGGAACTACATAGTTTCTTTGATTCGACAACTAGTATTAAGATATGTGGAAattgaattacatttatatcatcgagtattttaatatgtgcggtatatttttctttaacttgtTTCTCTCTAGCAAGTCTCCGTTCTTCCACTCTCTTTTCTTCTTTAGCATTGATCCTGATAACTCCCTTTTTTGACaggaaattatataatttcatttcatgatcgaatgatttttgtaaatctctcatttcctgaaataaatagtttcaacaatttcaaaaaacattaaatattcttGAATGATTGTTACATCTGtgcgatattttaaagtaatccATTTCGTCCAATTTAACCGATCAACAACTCAATACCAGCCAGAAAACGTGATTTATTGTTTAGAGGATGatccaataatttttatataaagtaattaaaatattgtacagaCTGATTATAGGATAGTACATTGATTCTGGCTGTTGGTAAGCCTGTTAGTCTATTTAAAAGGAACTAACCTGTACTTGCAATAGTTGATCCATACGACCTTTCTCCTGTACCGATTTCAGTTTGGTACACCACTCGTCTCTCTGGTCGTAAGCTAATGTTGAAGACTCGAAGAGATCTGTCAGAAACTTCTTGCCTTTAGTCAGAGCGTTTAACATCTTGTCCCACGCTTGGTTGAAGATTGCTCTGAGAGAACAGAAATATAGAATAATGtcagaagaaaataaaaatcaatgtaaGTCCTATATTAGAGTCATTTGTTTAAATCTAGTGTCATTTGTTTTCATGATTGAGATTTGTGTAAAACTCATTGGCGTTTTATTCCTTCTGTTAggaaaaagaacttaatatagagtcaaatattgtatttattataggttagaaCTTTTTCGATGCCAACTTATCTAGAGTCCGTAGATTTCGATGTCTTTTATTAAGGAAAGACTATCTAGTTTACTCTAAGACTTTGATTAGTACCATTTTGATATTCTAGTCTCTTATTGGTTTGTCTATGgtgtaaaaatgtgttttaaaatacctaTCTTTGAGTACATGTTCAATCTCAGTTCTAATCTTCTTGTTCTCACATTGTATTGCGTTGAATCTCAGCATTGCTGCTTCTAATTTGTTCTCCGTTCTTTTGAGACGTTGTTCACTTGTCACTCGTCTTTCTTCCAGCtgcaaaaaaaacactatGGTCATAATGAATTGATGCGTCTATGTTATGTTATAGTAAAGGgtttatgtgttttttaaaatactaggTAAGGGATAACAATAGGTGATAACATAAGTGTCACTGCAGCCGCAAACCACACTTGGATTCTTAAAGATGCCATGTGTAGATAGTTATTTTCAGCTTTGAGTAACTTTTTCAGGTTGTTCTTCGATATAGGCCTCTagttttttcaacatttctctGTCCCGAGTTAATCTTTTCCATCTCTTCGGTAGGTCATCTTCCCATCTCTTAATTAGACGTACTCTCTGGTCTTTTGCTGAATAGTAGTCACTTAACGGCAGAGCagcttactcgtttgccattaaaatagtataaaaaaaactctacttttttattgtagttTATAATCTTTTGATTTAgcatttcttttgttatataaattagaaCTTTATCTTGTGATGttactgaaaatgtttatgaagtttttaaaacaatttcaaagtaATCAGCATACTTTTCCCATAGTAGAATTCACTAAACGTTTAAGACGTAACGTCTGTTTGTTATTCCTCTGCAGCAAACCTTCTAATTGGTCCATCAGAATTATTCCATCTGAAACAAAGAAATCTTTCATCATTAACAAacaatagataataaaaaaaacaagaaccCGACTAATGTATGTATGGAGATTTGTATACCGAATTAAGtcgttaaaatacaatttaggTAAGTTGACACTCAGTGAGGATTTCCTTCATTAAATCTACACTATGGGTTGATAAGTGTACACACTAAGTGGGGCCTGTAcgcttatataaattaaaataaaatcttactttcACATTCAGTATCTGTCTTCTCGCGTAACAAAATACTATCAAGAACTTCctttttagttttatcttcTAGTTTTCTATTAGCACCGGATCTGGCGATCTAAAAAagatcaaattttaataatcagctatcgcccgcaacactgtccgtgcggaattaaaaacataacttaATATGTTCCTATGTGTTTTAccagaatatattttatatctgtgccaaattttatccagatccgttgaaccgatctgaagatactttcaaacatccatccatccatctattgcattaatattagtaagattgtaaatTACTACGAACGCATGATACAACCGTGTATTTCTAATGCTTAAActactgtataaaaatatatttaaaagaagaataagagagataacaatatgtttgttgtttaattatttctgtaaTGTAACCTCACATACTTTAAGGTCTGTAGAAACGTTAATGTATTCCTTCTTCAATCTTCTTAGTAGATCTTCCTGTCTCCGGAACATCGGGTGAACGCCTTTCACACGATTCGATCTGTCAGCTTGTATCATACGAAACTGTAATAAACAGAAACCGTGATATTAATTCGTAATTCAGAAAATAATAGGAGATGACTTAACaaaggaatattttattaaaagttactcaagattaatttgttcttaaaaatataattctaatatataaaattctcgtgtcgcggtgtttgtggttaaactcctccgaaacggcttcaccgattttcatgaaattttgtgagcatattcagtaggtctgagaattggccaacatctatttttcatacctccCCTCCATTTAGCTAGCattgtcgcgggcgacagctagttttctaTAAAACCATTACCTGTCTCTGCAATCGTAAATGGTCATCTTCCATCTTCTTTAGAACTTCCAGATCATTTGCTTGTTCATTGCTGACGCTCGGCTGCACTTCCatgattttataaagaaaatatttatctagaAAAAAgtgaatgtaaaatttttatatcaatatctCAGCTTTGTCTGAGCCAACGGGATACGATATTGTTGAGACTGACAGCTTGTTCACATTTGTCGTTTGGTACGTCcgataaaatataatgcacACTGATGGctgaacatttaaaatgttatctcCATTTATTCGACACCTTTTTTTATCGGAAACAACGTAAAGTGTCGGGCGTTTTCCGGTCTATGTCCGTGTAAACATTGTGACATAGGATATTTCTTGTTTTGCATCCCCTTCCCCGTCAAGTCTACGTCCTCAACCTGTCATATCCTTAATCAAAgagtgggaagagaaagaagCTTAGAATTAATTGTGCTCCGGCATACACACTTATAAGATCAAAggtggaattacttccacttgacgcgtGTCTTCTGCATGGTCGTGGTATTCGTGTAACATACTGTGCAGTCTCTACCATGCTTAAATgcatatattgttattattagcTCTGATCGGATTAGTGTGGATTAAGGTACCGACACCCAACATATGTGAACAAGCCGTGACTCGATCTCATATTTATAGTGCTGACGTAGCATTGTTAGCGCCCGGCGCCCGGTCCACGttagaacaaataaaatatagctttATATTTTTCCGTTCCCTGATATATCTTGTATTGTGTCACCAATGGACGGGATTTGTTCGTTTCATCTTCATTTTGAATTCAGATCGATACGTTGTCTTTGTAAATGTAACTGtgttattgtataatatattttcttttgttaaaatatttttcaaataattggTTTTGTTTGCATTTTCAAGGCCAGTTCATCGGAGGATATAGATAGAGATCATAAACTGAAAGATTTCTGATGTCGTTTACATCCTTTTTccatcttctttttttttgtaagccTTTGTTTTACCTACCCTCATGTTTCTCAAGAAATGAAGTATCATGCTTTAAGAGGCTTATGTTTATTCACGGTGGTTACAAGCTCAAATGCTGGTGCCAATAGTATATACCCAATGAAATGAAActgaatttcattttgataaaacgtaataaatgttttctacttaaagtataattagtaaaatatctTTTCGACACATCCGTAACATGTCAGcaatattattcatattatttataaaacgagCCAAGaagtatattattaaagaacaaagaaaaagGGGTGCAAACATCATTCCGTTTTACAATatcaaagaaattttaatgaaatggaAGAATGCGTCCACCGTGTCACGTAATACAGAGTTATTTGAATTGCAAATTCGcgacaagaaaatattttccgtAAGGTTCAGCgtgcattttataattacccCGCAGTTTTGCGCCTGccgtaaaaaatatactcgCAGTAATTGCGTCGTGTGAGGTATGAATTGCTAATAAGTTTGATAAGGCGCGCTGAATGGTGAAAAATGTCttgaaaaattgtatatacttgtgttaaaaatatgtttcaacCCGGATTCTAATTATACAGTTAACATGACgatttttggtttaaaaataattaagcttCAAAGTAGGA
Protein-coding sequences here:
- the LOC106716200 gene encoding filamin A-interacting protein 1-like, giving the protein MEVQPSVSNEQANDLEVLKKMEDDHLRLQRQFRMIQADRSNRVKGVHPMFRRQEDLLRRLKKEYINVSTDLKIARSGANRKLEDKTKKEVLDSILLREKTDTECENGIILMDQLEGLLQRNNKQTLRLKRLVNSTMGKLEERRVTSEQRLKRTENKLEAAMLRFNAIQCENKKIRTEIEHVLKDRAIFNQAWDKMLNALTKGKKFLTDLFESSTLAYDQRDEWCTKLKSVQEKGRMDQLLQVQEMRDLQKSFDHEMKLYNFLSKKGVIRINAKEEKRVEERRLAREKQVKEKYTAHIKILDDINAYTQELDINKIIEGFQHTEQKNFSVYKMLTEYCAENEVLGRDLQRIRQNLEDRKDWIAMMEERQNKKLKVLREELEQKSKITQRLRENLEIQTQQLNDSMEKVYEIFKMLDCSLEPFHNLLGDKHPSFHCLNLTFCLITDRIKELIHTAFYYERHVQKHHGTSRLRTYTVHSELPKFWSAVPINYMVPADPCPSCVEARWMSRVPEELEAPLEEDEVLSAITELSSDPAFVRSDRIHPLTECKVPRSRVILARRYMQN